From the Acidilutibacter cellobiosedens genome, one window contains:
- a CDS encoding ABC transporter ATP-binding protein, producing MTNYLKNKFALSEQGAKDLHKAIWSCTATDISLMFPVGILYLLLKELCLPLFNGGSMELNLWMYVGLSVLALGILFVLEYIQYNSTFLASYSESANQRISLAELLRKLPLSFFGKRDLSDLTTTIMSDCAMVETAFSHYIPELIGAVLSLIPVGIGLFVIDWSMALALLWVIPVAFFIVFATKKLQDGFGRRTKAKKLAYVDGIQEYIENIKDIKASNQNRSYLRNLEEKLAVFEKVSIKGELITGISVTSAQMFLKIGIATTVLAGSIFLAKGSIDFLTFLIFLIAASRVYEPLAASLQNLAAVFSTLLTVERMREIRNQPIQEGSEQTEYKGYDIVFEHVGFSYHRGETVLEDVSFTAKQGEVTALVGPSGGGKSTAVKLTARFWDIQKGKITLGGTDISTVDPETYLKNFSIVFQDVVLFNNTVMENIRLGKLNATDEEVLAAAKAAQCDEFVSKMPKGYQTMIGENGSALSGGERQRISIARALLKNAPVILLDEATASLDVENESLVQSAISELIKNKTVLIIAHRMRTVAGADKIVVLSEGHVAEQGTPKELMKQEGIYRHMVELQTESQNWALNG from the coding sequence ATGACAAATTATTTAAAAAATAAATTTGCTTTAAGTGAACAGGGAGCAAAAGATTTGCATAAGGCAATCTGGAGCTGTACGGCAACGGATATAAGTTTGATGTTTCCGGTTGGCATTTTGTATTTGCTATTAAAAGAACTTTGTCTGCCACTCTTTAACGGAGGAAGCATGGAACTGAATTTATGGATGTATGTGGGGTTGTCCGTTTTGGCCCTTGGCATCTTATTTGTTTTAGAATATATTCAGTACAATAGCACTTTTCTTGCATCCTATTCAGAGAGTGCGAACCAGAGAATCAGTTTAGCAGAACTGCTCCGTAAGTTGCCTTTATCTTTCTTTGGGAAAAGAGATTTGTCGGATTTGACAACCACAATTATGTCTGACTGTGCCATGGTGGAAACAGCATTTTCCCATTATATACCGGAATTGATAGGTGCTGTTCTTTCTCTAATTCCTGTCGGAATCGGGTTATTTGTTATAGACTGGTCTATGGCTTTGGCACTTTTATGGGTAATTCCGGTTGCTTTTTTCATTGTGTTTGCTACCAAAAAGCTGCAGGATGGTTTTGGGAGAAGAACAAAAGCCAAAAAACTTGCATATGTTGACGGAATTCAGGAATATATAGAAAATATCAAGGACATAAAGGCAAGCAACCAGAACAGAAGTTACTTACGAAATTTGGAAGAAAAGCTTGCTGTTTTTGAAAAAGTTTCTATAAAAGGTGAATTGATTACTGGGATTTCTGTTACTAGTGCACAGATGTTTTTGAAGATAGGAATTGCTACAACTGTACTGGCAGGTTCAATATTTTTGGCAAAGGGTAGCATTGATTTTCTCACATTTTTGATTTTTCTCATTGCAGCATCCCGTGTCTATGAACCGTTAGCTGCTTCGCTACAAAATCTTGCGGCGGTATTTAGTACGTTGCTGACTGTGGAACGTATGCGTGAGATCCGCAATCAACCAATACAGGAAGGTTCTGAACAGACAGAATACAAAGGATATGATATTGTATTTGAGCATGTAGGATTTTCTTACCATAGAGGGGAAACAGTATTGGAGGATGTTTCTTTTACGGCAAAGCAAGGGGAAGTGACTGCTCTTGTGGGGCCATCGGGCGGCGGCAAATCCACTGCTGTAAAGCTAACGGCACGGTTTTGGGATATTCAGAAAGGGAAAATCACATTAGGCGGTACCGATATCAGTACAGTTGATCCGGAAACCTATTTAAAGAATTTTTCTATTGTTTTTCAGGATGTCGTTTTGTTTAACAATACGGTCATGGAAAATATCCGCCTCGGGAAACTAAACGCAACGGATGAGGAAGTTCTGGCAGCAGCAAAGGCAGCGCAATGTGACGAATTTGTTTCCAAGATGCCGAAAGGCTACCAAACTATGATTGGTGAAAATGGCTCTGCCTTGTCCGGAGGTGAGAGACAGAGAATTTCTATTGCCCGCGCATTGTTAAAAAATGCTCCGGTTATTTTGCTGGATGAAGCTACAGCTTCACTGGATGTAGAAAATGAGTCTCTTGTTCAGTCGGCTATCAGTGAGCTGATAAAAAATAAGACTGTGCTGATTATTGCCCATCGTATGCGTACCGTAGCAGGAGCTGATAAAATTGTTGTTCTTTCGGAAGGCCATGTTGCAGAACAGGGGACACCGAAAGAATTGATGAAACAGGAGGGCATTTACCGTCATATGGTAGAACTTCAGACAGAAAGCCAGAATTGGGCACTGAACGGATAA
- a CDS encoding glutaredoxin domain-containing protein — protein MEKIILFGSKYCPDCGPAKEFFSGNNVKFAYLDITDSLMNLKRFLKYRDTRPEFNTIKEAGKIGIPCIVINDGEKIIFDYNELKI, from the coding sequence ATGGAAAAAATAATTTTATTTGGAAGTAAGTATTGTCCAGACTGTGGACCTGCAAAAGAGTTTTTTTCGGGTAATAATGTTAAATTCGCATATTTAGATATTACTGACAGCCTGATGAACTTAAAGAGGTTTTTAAAGTATAGAGACACCCGTCCTGAATTCAATACAATTAAAGAAGCAGGAAAGATAGGAATACCTTGTATCGTTATAAATGATGGAGAAAAAATTATTTTCGATTATAATGAACTAAAAATATAA
- a CDS encoding uridine kinase family protein — MKNTLQDILIFHCSEYPEMELQDYIKLIYQNEFGSGHMISNVYDSELFLKSEYEEILKEESRGENSSFIESIGNHLCRVYLNPAKITFNFLPMLNRLFVATANTHKGSIPEFQRKVSFLHEMAATGLLPLKEETVKSYLKEYFSLGCPPMHHSKTYREKYNPHYRVIKMLYAFYFPVFQSIQELENKDKRVIIGIDGRCGSGKSMLADLLSEVFSCNIFHMDDFFLPNSLCTEERLSRPGGNIDYERFMKEVMDPLSKGRDVCFQPFNCITQKFGRPIRKSPKFISVIEGSYSFHPILSDFYDLKIFLTCSKEVQKRRLLNREGEEKLHHFLERWIPMEEYYFSTYNIENNCNLKLDTTDFCG; from the coding sequence TTGAAAAACACGTTGCAGGATATTTTAATTTTTCATTGTTCCGAATATCCGGAAATGGAGCTTCAGGATTATATAAAACTGATTTATCAAAATGAATTTGGAAGCGGTCATATGATTTCTAATGTGTATGATAGCGAATTGTTTTTAAAATCAGAGTATGAAGAAATATTAAAGGAAGAAAGCCGAGGGGAAAATTCGTCTTTTATTGAATCGATAGGGAATCACCTTTGCCGGGTATACCTTAATCCGGCTAAAATAACATTTAATTTTCTTCCTATGTTAAACCGGCTATTTGTTGCTACGGCTAACACTCATAAAGGCTCTATTCCCGAGTTCCAAAGAAAGGTTTCTTTTTTGCATGAAATGGCAGCAACAGGTCTTCTTCCGTTAAAAGAAGAAACGGTAAAATCATATTTGAAAGAGTATTTTTCTTTAGGCTGCCCTCCAATGCATCACAGCAAAACTTACAGGGAAAAATATAATCCCCACTACCGGGTGATAAAGATGTTATATGCTTTTTATTTTCCTGTTTTTCAATCCATACAAGAATTAGAGAATAAAGATAAACGTGTAATCATCGGAATAGATGGCAGATGTGGAAGCGGAAAGTCAATGCTTGCCGATTTGTTGTCGGAAGTTTTTTCATGTAATATATTTCACATGGATGACTTTTTCCTTCCTAACTCCCTTTGCACAGAAGAGCGCCTTTCCAGACCTGGAGGGAATATAGATTATGAACGATTCATGAAGGAAGTAATGGATCCTCTGTCAAAAGGACGGGATGTATGCTTTCAACCATTTAATTGTATAACTCAGAAATTTGGACGGCCAATAAGGAAATCTCCCAAATTTATTTCTGTAATAGAAGGCAGTTATTCTTTTCATCCTATTCTTAGTGATTTTTATGATCTGAAAATATTTTTGACATGTTCTAAAGAAGTACAGAAAAGAAGGCTTTTAAACAGGGAAGGAGAAGAAAAACTGCATCATTTTTTAGAACGCTGGATTCCGATGGAAGAATATTATTTCAGTACTTATAATATCGAAAATAATTGTAATTTAAAATTGGATACAACTGACTTTTGTGGATAG
- a CDS encoding 2-hydroxyacyl-CoA dehydratase subunit D: protein MGTVVEKFGEMVRKNVEKNPSRALELLRAGYFISGKQMKYLPKHQLLPHQKYAAVVSNRAIRAPLTSPDHSAVVSVFTPCELLHAMGIMPQFTEGLACYINGAKAESAFIRFAENAGIPQTYCSYHKILIGAALSGVLPKPRFVVNTTLACDANNSTFRLLADIWKVPHFTLDIPYRSSDREVSYVAEQMREFVLFLEETLSQKLSEKMLRNVIRRENRSIRLYQEFFNELSQKVLPNDMTSEMYKIFLTHVLLGTGEAEHYFELLVDDAQKSEPSNNEIRILWVHSLPFWQRSMKNIINFNPRVQLLCCDLNFDVMVELNEENPYESIAKKLLSHSLGGENTRRTDRILEMAKLLHADGIVYFCHWGCKHTLGGANAAKCILEDAGFPTLILDGDGCDRGNVNDGQMSTRMQAFLEILEAKK, encoded by the coding sequence ATGGGTACTGTAGTAGAAAAATTCGGAGAAATGGTAAGAAAAAATGTTGAAAAGAACCCTTCAAGAGCATTGGAACTATTAAGGGCAGGCTATTTTATAAGTGGTAAGCAGATGAAGTACCTGCCAAAGCATCAGTTGCTTCCTCACCAAAAATATGCTGCTGTAGTCAGTAACCGTGCAATTCGAGCACCTCTTACAAGTCCGGATCATTCAGCTGTAGTAAGTGTGTTTACACCCTGCGAGTTATTACATGCTATGGGCATCATGCCTCAGTTTACTGAGGGACTTGCTTGTTACATTAACGGAGCCAAAGCAGAGAGTGCCTTTATCAGATTTGCCGAGAATGCCGGTATTCCGCAAACCTATTGTTCTTACCATAAAATTCTCATTGGAGCGGCATTATCAGGTGTTTTACCTAAGCCTCGTTTTGTTGTGAATACCACTCTTGCCTGCGATGCTAATAACAGTACCTTCCGTCTGTTGGCGGATATATGGAAGGTACCCCATTTCACTCTTGACATTCCCTATCGTAGCAGTGATAGGGAGGTTTCCTATGTGGCGGAACAGATGAGGGAGTTTGTACTTTTTTTGGAGGAAACTTTAAGCCAAAAACTTTCAGAGAAAATGTTACGGAATGTCATTCGAAGGGAAAACAGATCAATCCGGCTGTATCAGGAATTTTTCAACGAGCTTTCACAAAAGGTTTTGCCTAACGATATGACCTCGGAAATGTATAAAATTTTTCTTACTCATGTTTTATTAGGAACAGGAGAGGCTGAGCATTACTTTGAACTTCTGGTGGATGATGCACAGAAATCAGAACCATCAAATAATGAAATTCGGATCTTATGGGTACATTCTCTTCCTTTTTGGCAGAGATCCATGAAAAATATCATTAACTTCAATCCGAGAGTCCAGCTTTTATGCTGTGATTTAAATTTTGATGTTATGGTTGAACTGAATGAAGAAAACCCTTATGAGTCCATTGCAAAAAAACTTCTTTCTCACTCCTTGGGAGGAGAAAATACTCGGCGTACGGATAGGATTCTTGAAATGGCAAAATTACTTCATGCTGACGGCATTGTATATTTCTGTCATTGGGGTTGTAAACATACTTTGGGTGGTGCTAATGCTGCAAAGTGTATCCTTGAAGATGCAGGATTTCCTACATTAATTTTGGACGGTGACGGCTGTGATAGAGGAAACGTTAATGACGGTCAAATGAGTACCCGAATGCAGGCATTTTTAGAGATACTGGAGGCAAAAAAATGA